The proteins below are encoded in one region of Pseudomonas entomophila L48:
- a CDS encoding DNA-directed RNA polymerase subunit alpha, whose translation MQISVNEFLTPRHIDVQVVSPTRAKITLEPLERGFGHTLGNALRRILLSSMPGCAVVEAEIDGVLHEYSAIEGVQEDVIEILLNLKGLAIKLHGRDEVTLTLSKKGSGVVTAADIQLDHDVEIVNPDHVIANLASNGALNMKLTVARGRGYEPADSRQTDEDESRSIGRLQLDASFSPVRRIAYVVENARVEQRTNLDKLVIDLETNGTLDPEEAIRRAATILQQQLAAFVDLKGDSEPVVVEQEDEIDPILLRPVDDLELTVRSANCLKAENIYYIGDLIQRTEVELLKTPNLGKKSLTEIKDVLASRGLSLGMRLDNWPPASLKKDDKATA comes from the coding sequence ATGCAGATTTCGGTAAATGAGTTTCTGACACCCCGCCACATCGATGTGCAGGTTGTCAGTCCAACCCGCGCCAAGATCACGCTCGAGCCTCTCGAGCGTGGCTTCGGCCATACCCTGGGCAACGCGCTGCGCCGCATCCTGTTGTCCTCCATGCCTGGCTGTGCAGTAGTCGAGGCCGAGATCGACGGCGTACTCCATGAGTACTCCGCGATCGAAGGTGTACAGGAAGACGTCATTGAAATCCTGTTGAACCTGAAAGGCCTGGCTATCAAACTGCACGGTCGTGACGAAGTTACGCTGACCTTGTCGAAAAAGGGTTCGGGGGTGGTTACCGCTGCCGATATTCAGCTGGATCACGATGTCGAGATCGTCAACCCCGATCACGTAATCGCGAACCTGGCGTCCAACGGCGCCCTGAACATGAAGCTCACCGTAGCTCGTGGTCGCGGTTACGAGCCGGCCGACTCCCGTCAGACTGACGAAGACGAAAGCCGCAGCATTGGTCGCCTTCAGCTGGACGCTTCGTTCAGCCCGGTGCGTCGTATCGCCTATGTGGTCGAGAACGCCCGTGTTGAACAGCGTACCAACCTGGACAAGCTGGTCATCGATCTGGAAACCAACGGTACCCTGGATCCTGAAGAGGCTATCCGTCGTGCCGCGACCATCCTGCAACAGCAGCTGGCCGCGTTCGTCGACCTCAAAGGTGACAGCGAGCCGGTTGTGGTCGAGCAGGAAGACGAGATCGATCCGATCCTGCTGCGCCCGGTTGACGACCTGGAACTGACCGTACGTTCGGCCAACTGCCTCAAGGCGGAGAACATCTACTACATCGGCGACCTGATTCAGCGTACCGAAGTAGAGCTGTTGAAGACTCCTAACCTGGGCAAGAAGTCCCTGACTGAAATCAAGGACGTCCTGGCCTCCCGTGGTCTGTCTCTCGGCATGCGCCTCGACAACTGGCCGCCTGCAAGTCTTAAGAAGGACGACAAGGCGACTGCCTGA
- the rplQ gene encoding 50S ribosomal protein L17, which produces MRHRKSGRHLSRTSSHRKAMFQNMAVSLIEHELIKTTLPKAKELRRVAEPLITLAKEDSVANRRLAFDRTRSKSAVGKLFNDLGKRYATRQGGYLRILKCGFRAGDNAPMAYVELVDRPVGGAVEAAE; this is translated from the coding sequence ATGCGTCATCGTAAAAGTGGACGTCACCTGAGCCGTACCAGCTCTCACCGCAAGGCTATGTTCCAGAACATGGCAGTGTCGCTGATCGAGCACGAGCTGATCAAAACCACCCTGCCGAAAGCCAAGGAACTGCGCCGCGTTGCCGAGCCGCTGATCACCCTGGCCAAGGAAGACAGCGTAGCCAACCGTCGTCTGGCCTTCGACCGTACCCGTTCGAAGTCCGCCGTTGGCAAACTGTTCAACGATCTGGGCAAGCGCTACGCCACCCGTCAAGGCGGCTACCTGCGCATCCTGAAGTGCGGTTTCCGCGCTGGCGACAACGCGCCTATGGCGTACGTCGAGCTGGTTGATCGTCCAGTCGGTGGTGCTGTAGAAGCTGCCGAGTAA
- a CDS encoding catalase — protein MSKILTTASGAPVADNQNSRSAGPRGPLLLDDFHLIEKLAHFNRENIPERRVHAKGSGAYGTFTVTRDITDLSCAKLFSTVGKQTETFLRFSTVGGERGSADTERDPRGFAVKFYTEEGNWDIVGNNTPVFFIRDPLKFPDFIHTQKRHPQSNLKNAQMMWDFWSHSPEALHQVTILFSDRGIPDGYRHMHGFGSHTYSLINDKGERTWVKWHFKTQQGIKNLAPADAARLAGTDPDYAQRDLFEAIERGDFPRWTVCIQVMSEAEAANRQENPFDVTKTWSQKDYPLIEVGVLELNRNPLNYFAEVEQAAFGPSNMVPGVGLSPDRMLQGRVFAYADAHRYRVGTNHQQLPVNAPRSPVHSYQRDGAMATGSYGGAPNYEPNSYGDAPKQSPRHAEPALALNGAADRYDHREDNDYYSHAGALFRLMSDEQRALLISNIAGTLAGVSEDVVQRQLQHFFKADPAYGEGIAKALGMNLA, from the coding sequence ATGAGCAAGATTCTGACCACCGCCAGCGGTGCACCTGTAGCCGACAACCAGAATTCCCGTTCCGCAGGCCCTCGCGGCCCGTTGCTGCTCGACGATTTCCACCTGATCGAGAAGCTCGCCCACTTCAACCGCGAGAACATTCCCGAGCGGCGCGTGCACGCCAAGGGCTCGGGCGCCTATGGTACCTTCACTGTCACCCGCGATATCACTGACCTGTCCTGCGCCAAGCTGTTCAGCACCGTGGGCAAGCAGACCGAGACATTCCTGCGGTTCTCCACAGTGGGCGGTGAGCGTGGCTCGGCCGACACCGAGCGCGATCCTCGGGGCTTTGCGGTCAAGTTCTACACCGAGGAAGGTAACTGGGATATCGTCGGCAACAACACGCCGGTGTTCTTCATCCGTGACCCGTTGAAGTTCCCTGACTTCATCCACACCCAGAAGCGCCACCCGCAGAGCAACCTGAAGAATGCCCAGATGATGTGGGACTTCTGGTCGCATTCGCCCGAAGCGCTGCACCAGGTCACCATCCTGTTCTCCGACCGTGGAATTCCGGATGGCTACCGCCACATGCACGGCTTTGGCAGCCACACCTACAGCTTGATCAACGACAAGGGCGAGCGTACGTGGGTGAAGTGGCACTTCAAGACCCAGCAAGGCATCAAGAACCTGGCCCCGGCGGATGCTGCGCGCCTGGCGGGTACTGATCCTGACTACGCCCAACGAGACCTGTTCGAGGCCATCGAGCGTGGCGACTTCCCACGTTGGACAGTCTGCATTCAGGTCATGAGCGAGGCCGAGGCCGCGAATCGCCAGGAGAACCCGTTCGACGTGACCAAGACCTGGTCGCAGAAGGACTACCCGCTGATCGAAGTGGGCGTGTTGGAGCTGAATCGCAACCCGCTCAATTACTTCGCCGAGGTGGAGCAGGCGGCCTTCGGTCCGAGCAATATGGTCCCAGGTGTCGGCCTGTCGCCCGACCGCATGCTACAAGGCCGCGTGTTCGCCTACGCCGATGCCCATCGCTACCGCGTGGGTACCAACCACCAGCAGTTGCCGGTCAATGCACCGCGCAGCCCAGTGCACAGCTACCAGCGTGACGGTGCCATGGCCACGGGCAGCTACGGTGGCGCACCGAACTATGAGCCGAACAGCTATGGCGATGCGCCGAAGCAGTCGCCACGTCACGCGGAGCCAGCACTGGCATTGAACGGCGCGGCTGATCGCTACGATCACCGCGAGGACAACGACTATTACAGCCATGCTGGTGCGCTGTTCCGCCTGATGAGCGATGAGCAGCGAGCGCTGTTGATCAGCAACATTGCCGGGACCCTCGCCGGGGTCAGTGAGGATGTGGTGCAGCGTCAGCTGCAACACTTCTTCAAGGCCGACCCAGCGTATGGTGAAGGTATCGCCAAGGCCTTGGGCATGAATCTCGCCTAA
- the bfr gene encoding bacterioferritin yields MQGHPDVINYLVTLLKGELAARDQYFIHSRMYEDWGLGKLYERINHEMEEETQHADALMRRILMLEGTPDMRADDLEVGTTVPEMIEADLKLEYKVRAALCKGIELCELHKDYISRDILRAQLADTEEDHTYWLEKQQGLIKAIGLENYLQSQM; encoded by the coding sequence ATGCAAGGTCACCCGGACGTAATCAACTACCTCGTCACGTTGCTCAAAGGCGAGCTGGCCGCGCGCGACCAGTACTTCATTCACTCGCGGATGTACGAAGACTGGGGGCTGGGCAAGCTCTACGAGCGTATCAACCACGAGATGGAAGAAGAGACCCAGCACGCCGATGCGCTAATGCGCCGTATCCTGATGCTCGAAGGTACGCCCGACATGCGCGCCGACGACCTGGAAGTGGGCACCACCGTGCCGGAGATGATCGAGGCCGACTTGAAGCTCGAGTACAAGGTCCGCGCCGCGTTGTGCAAGGGCATCGAGCTGTGCGAACTGCACAAGGACTACATCAGCCGCGACATTCTGCGCGCGCAACTGGCGGATACCGAAGAAGATCACACCTACTGGCTGGAGAAGCAGCAAGGGTTGATCAAGGCCATTGGCCTGGAGAACTACCTGCAATCGCAGATGTGA
- the uvrA gene encoding excinuclease ABC subunit UvrA: MDKILIRGARTHNLKNIDLTLPRDKLIVITGLSGSGKSSLAFDTLYAEGQRRYVESLSAYARQFLSMMEKPDVDTIEGLSPAISIEQKSTSHNPRSTVGTITEIYDYLRLLYARVGTPRCPDHDIPLEAQTISQMVDLVLEKPEGSKLMLLAPVIRERKGEHLAVFDELRAQGFVRARVNGKLYELDELPKLDKQKKHSIDVVVDRFKVRADLQQRLAESFETALKLADGIALVAPMDDEEGEEVIFSARFACPICGHAISELEPKLFSFNNPAGACPTCDGLGVKQFFDTKRLVNAELTLAEGAIRGWDRRNVYYFQMLGSLAAHYGFSLEEPFGELSADHQKVILHGSGKQSVDFKYLNDRGDIVKRSHPFEGIVPNLERRYRETESATVREELAKFLGTQPCPDCRGTRLRREARHVWVGEKTLPAVTNLPIGEASTYFGDLTLTGRRGEIAAKILKEICERLQFLVNVGLDYLTLDRSADTLSGGEAQRIRLASQIGAGLVGVMYILDEPSIGLHQRDNDRLLATLNHLRDLGNTVIVVEHDEDAIRLADYVVDIGPGAGVHGGQIVAEGSPEEVMAHPDSLTGKYLSGRKKIVVPAKRTPRNKKLSLKLKGARGNNLQNVDLDVPIGLLTCVTGVSGSGKSTLINNTLFPLAATALNGASSLEAAPHASVDGLQHLDKVVDIDQSPIGRTPRSNPATYTGIFTPIRELFSGVPEARSRGYGPGRFSFNVKGGRCEACQGDGLIKVEMHFLPDIYVPCDVCKSKRYNRETLEIKYKGKNIHEVLEMTIEDAREFFDAVPALARKLQTLMDVGLSYIKLGQSATTLSGGEAQRVKLSRELSKRDTGKTLYILDEPTTGLHFADIQQLLDVLHRLRDHGNTVVVIEHNLDVIKTADWLVDLGPEGGSKGGQIIACGTPEELAEQKQSYTGHYLKPLLERDRA, encoded by the coding sequence GTGGACAAGATCCTGATCCGTGGGGCACGCACCCACAACCTGAAGAACATCGACCTCACGCTACCGCGGGACAAGCTGATCGTGATCACCGGCCTGTCCGGTTCCGGCAAGTCGTCCCTGGCATTCGACACCCTGTACGCCGAAGGCCAGCGCCGCTACGTGGAATCGCTGTCGGCCTATGCCCGGCAGTTCCTGTCGATGATGGAAAAGCCCGACGTCGATACCATCGAAGGCCTGTCACCGGCCATCTCCATCGAGCAGAAGTCGACGTCGCACAACCCGCGCTCGACTGTCGGTACCATCACCGAGATCTACGACTACCTGCGCCTGCTCTATGCACGGGTCGGCACGCCACGCTGCCCGGACCACGACATCCCGCTGGAAGCGCAAACGATCAGCCAGATGGTCGACCTGGTGCTGGAAAAACCCGAAGGCAGCAAGCTGATGCTGCTGGCCCCGGTGATCCGCGAGCGCAAGGGCGAGCACCTGGCGGTGTTCGACGAGCTGCGCGCCCAGGGTTTCGTGCGCGCGCGGGTCAACGGCAAGCTCTACGAGCTCGATGAACTGCCCAAGCTGGATAAGCAGAAGAAGCACAGCATCGATGTGGTGGTGGACCGTTTCAAGGTCCGTGCCGACCTGCAGCAGCGCCTGGCCGAATCGTTCGAGACGGCGCTCAAGCTGGCCGACGGTATCGCCCTCGTGGCGCCGATGGATGACGAGGAAGGCGAGGAAGTGATCTTCTCCGCGCGCTTCGCCTGTCCGATCTGCGGCCATGCCATCAGCGAGCTGGAACCCAAGCTGTTCTCCTTCAACAACCCGGCCGGCGCCTGCCCGACCTGCGATGGCCTGGGGGTGAAGCAGTTCTTCGACACCAAGCGCCTGGTCAACGCCGAACTCACCCTCGCCGAGGGCGCGATACGCGGTTGGGACCGGCGCAACGTCTATTACTTCCAGATGCTCGGCTCACTGGCCGCGCACTACGGCTTCAGCCTTGAAGAACCCTTCGGCGAGCTCTCTGCCGATCATCAGAAAGTGATCCTGCACGGCAGCGGCAAGCAGAGCGTCGACTTCAAGTACCTCAACGACCGTGGCGACATCGTCAAGCGCTCGCACCCGTTCGAGGGTATCGTGCCCAACCTCGAGCGCCGCTACCGCGAGACCGAGTCGGCCACCGTGCGCGAGGAGCTGGCCAAGTTCCTCGGCACCCAGCCCTGCCCCGACTGCCGTGGCACGCGCCTGCGCCGTGAGGCGCGGCATGTGTGGGTGGGCGAGAAAACCCTGCCGGCAGTCACCAACCTGCCAATCGGCGAAGCGAGCACGTATTTCGGCGACCTGACCCTGACCGGCCGCCGCGGTGAAATTGCCGCGAAGATCCTCAAGGAGATCTGCGAGCGTCTGCAGTTCCTGGTCAACGTCGGCCTCGACTACCTGACGCTCGATCGCAGCGCCGACACCCTGTCCGGCGGCGAAGCCCAGCGCATCCGCCTGGCCAGCCAGATCGGCGCCGGCCTGGTGGGCGTGATGTATATCCTCGACGAGCCGTCCATCGGCTTGCACCAGCGCGACAACGACCGCCTGCTGGCCACCCTCAACCACCTGCGCGACCTAGGCAACACCGTGATCGTGGTGGAGCACGACGAGGACGCCATCCGCCTGGCCGACTATGTAGTGGACATCGGCCCAGGTGCTGGCGTGCACGGCGGGCAGATCGTCGCCGAGGGCTCGCCGGAAGAGGTCATGGCGCACCCTGATTCGCTGACCGGCAAATACCTGTCCGGGCGCAAGAAGATCGTCGTGCCTGCCAAGCGCACCCCGCGCAACAAGAAGCTGTCGCTCAAGCTCAAGGGCGCGCGCGGCAACAACTTGCAGAACGTCGACCTGGACGTGCCGATCGGCCTGCTGACCTGCGTGACCGGCGTGTCCGGCTCGGGCAAGTCGACACTGATCAACAACACCCTGTTCCCTCTCGCCGCCACTGCCCTCAATGGCGCGAGCAGCCTGGAGGCGGCGCCGCACGCCAGCGTCGACGGCCTGCAGCACCTGGACAAGGTGGTCGATATCGACCAGAGCCCAATCGGCCGCACCCCGCGCTCCAATCCAGCCACCTACACCGGCATCTTCACGCCAATCCGCGAGCTGTTCTCCGGCGTGCCGGAGGCCCGCTCACGCGGCTACGGGCCTGGGCGCTTCTCGTTCAACGTCAAGGGAGGCCGCTGCGAGGCCTGCCAGGGCGATGGCCTGATCAAGGTGGAGATGCACTTCCTGCCGGACATCTACGTGCCCTGCGACGTGTGCAAGAGCAAGCGCTACAACCGCGAAACCCTGGAGATCAAGTACAAGGGCAAGAACATCCACGAGGTGCTGGAAATGACCATCGAGGATGCCCGCGAGTTCTTCGACGCGGTCCCTGCCCTGGCGCGCAAGCTGCAGACGCTGATGGACGTGGGGCTTTCCTACATCAAGCTGGGGCAGTCGGCGACCACGCTGTCCGGTGGCGAGGCGCAACGGGTCAAGCTGTCGCGCGAGCTGTCCAAGCGCGATACCGGCAAGACCCTGTACATCCTTGACGAGCCCACTACCGGCCTGCACTTCGCCGACATCCAGCAATTGCTCGACGTACTGCACCGCCTGCGCGACCACGGCAACACCGTGGTGGTGATCGAGCACAACCTGGATGTGATCAAGACCGCCGACTGGTTGGTGGACCTGGGGCCGGAGGGTGGCTCCAAGGGTGGCCAGATCATCGCCTGTGGTACGCCTGAGGAACTGGCCGAGCAGAAGCAGTCTTACACCGGGCATTACCTCAAGCCACTGCTTGAGCGAGATCGGGCCTGA
- a CDS encoding MFS transporter, with translation MHDTHNERMSGSETRAASGLALVFAFRMLGMFMVLPVLATYGMDLAGATPALIGLAIGAYGLTQAVLQIPFGVISDRIGRRPVIYLGLVIFALGSVLAAQADSIWGVIAGRILQGAGAISAAVMALLSDLTREQHRTKAMAMIGMSIGLSFAVAMVIGPLLTRAFGLSGLFLATAGLALVGIALIAFVVPNTHSTLQHRESGVARQALGPTLRHPDLLRLDVGIFILHAILMASFVALPLAFVERGGLPKEQHWWVYLTALLVSFFAMVPFIIYGEKKRKMKRVLLGAVSVLLLVEVFFWQWADNLRGLVIGTVVFFTAFNLLEASLPSLVSKVSPAGGKGTAMGVYSTSQFLGAALGGIIGGWLFQHGGLSMVFLGCAGLCAVWLFTALRMNEPPYVTSLRMPLTPEAVREAGLTERLMAVPGVTDAVVVAEEAAIYIKLDTKILDRTTLERLVNPASSACEA, from the coding sequence ATGCACGACACCCACAACGAGCGCATGAGTGGCAGCGAAACCCGCGCCGCTAGCGGCCTGGCCCTGGTCTTTGCCTTTCGTATGCTGGGCATGTTCATGGTACTGCCGGTGCTGGCCACCTACGGCATGGACCTGGCCGGCGCCACCCCCGCGCTGATCGGCCTGGCCATCGGCGCCTATGGCCTGACCCAAGCCGTGTTGCAGATTCCGTTCGGGGTGATTTCCGACCGCATCGGCCGTCGCCCGGTGATCTACCTGGGGCTGGTGATCTTCGCTCTGGGCAGCGTGCTGGCGGCTCAGGCCGATTCGATCTGGGGCGTGATCGCCGGGCGTATCCTGCAAGGCGCGGGCGCTATTTCCGCGGCGGTGATGGCGCTGCTTTCCGACCTCACCCGCGAACAGCACCGGACCAAGGCCATGGCGATGATCGGCATGAGCATCGGCTTGTCGTTCGCCGTGGCGATGGTGATCGGGCCGCTGTTGACCCGCGCCTTTGGCTTGTCAGGATTGTTCCTCGCTACCGCAGGACTTGCCCTGGTTGGTATCGCCCTGATCGCCTTCGTTGTGCCCAACACCCACAGCACCTTGCAGCATCGCGAATCCGGCGTGGCCCGCCAGGCCCTCGGCCCGACCCTGCGTCATCCGGACCTCCTGCGCCTGGATGTGGGCATCTTCATCCTCCATGCCATTCTCATGGCCAGCTTCGTGGCGCTGCCGCTGGCGTTCGTCGAGCGCGGCGGGTTGCCGAAAGAGCAGCACTGGTGGGTGTACCTGACCGCGCTGCTCGTCTCATTTTTTGCAATGGTCCCGTTCATCATCTACGGCGAGAAGAAGCGCAAGATGAAACGCGTGCTGCTCGGGGCGGTCAGTGTGTTGCTGCTGGTGGAGGTGTTCTTCTGGCAGTGGGCTGACAACTTGCGCGGACTGGTGATCGGCACCGTGGTATTCTTTACTGCCTTCAACCTGCTGGAGGCATCCTTGCCTTCGCTGGTCAGCAAGGTGTCGCCCGCCGGCGGCAAAGGGACTGCGATGGGGGTGTACTCCACCAGCCAGTTCCTGGGTGCCGCGCTGGGAGGAATCATCGGTGGCTGGTTGTTCCAGCACGGTGGCCTGAGCATGGTGTTCCTCGGTTGCGCGGGCCTGTGTGCGGTGTGGCTGTTCACTGCATTGCGCATGAACGAGCCGCCCTACGTGACCAGCCTGCGCATGCCGCTGACGCCGGAGGCGGTCCGGGAAGCCGGGCTGACCGAGCGCTTGATGGCCGTGCCGGGTGTGACCGACGCCGTGGTGGTGGCAGAAGAAGCCGCCATCTATATCAAACTGGATACGAAAATTTTGGACCGTACGACCCTCGAGCGTCTGGTGAACCCAGCCTCTTCGGCGTGCGAAGCCTAG
- a CDS encoding single-stranded DNA-binding protein, which yields MARGVNKVILVGTCGQDPEVRYLPNGNAVTNLSLATSEQWTDKQSGQKVERTEWHRVSLFGKVAEIAGEYLRKGSQVYIEGKLQTREWEKDGIKRYTTEIIVDMQGTMQLLGGRPQNQQQGGDPYNQGGGNYNQGGQQQYNQAPRQQAPRPQQAPQRPAPQQPAPQPAADFDSFDDDIPF from the coding sequence ATGGCCCGTGGGGTTAACAAAGTCATTCTGGTCGGTACCTGCGGTCAGGATCCCGAAGTCCGCTACCTGCCCAACGGTAACGCCGTGACCAACCTGAGCCTGGCCACCAGCGAGCAGTGGACCGACAAGCAGTCCGGGCAGAAGGTCGAGCGTACTGAATGGCACCGCGTGTCGCTGTTCGGCAAGGTTGCCGAGATCGCCGGCGAGTACCTGCGCAAAGGTTCGCAGGTGTACATCGAAGGCAAGCTGCAGACCCGCGAGTGGGAAAAAGACGGTATCAAGCGCTACACCACCGAGATCATCGTCGACATGCAGGGCACCATGCAGCTGCTCGGTGGCCGTCCGCAGAACCAGCAGCAGGGCGGCGATCCGTACAACCAGGGTGGCGGCAACTACAACCAGGGTGGCCAGCAGCAGTACAACCAGGCGCCGCGCCAGCAGGCGCCGCGCCCGCAGCAGGCTCCTCAGCGTCCGGCACCGCAGCAGCCTGCCCCACAGCCGGCCGCTGACTTCGACAGCTTCGACGACGATATTCCGTTCTAA
- the tssA gene encoding type VI secretion system protein TssA, with amino-acid sequence MSYSSKLAARYLELGKNAVSPGSFGGDDVRFSTEFEALEGELTRAQSIHASGQVDWLKILENSEALLRDQSKDLRVASWLTWALFQRESYAGLLAGISLLRELCEHHWDDVHPAKPRTRSAAIGWLVPRLEQALGADIAIKEQLPLFQQMVEQLAGLEAALSARLGDDAPLLLPICRALKGQVQRSADNEPQPGAVGAIVAQVKQAATQLFTPGEPVENEKDANKALRAQQEQGRQLCVWWQRQKATDLRALRLNRTLLWLPIEAMPERNAENVTALRGLPADKLKSYRERFEQGNYADLLVELENSVAKAPFWFDGQRLVWECCQALNVEAGMREVEMNFASLLQRLPSVIELKFHDGTPFADPETRAWVAAQVTPHLQAEVAQPVAEPGMRQMPWEEALEAVQPILRKDGLKSAVQHLKQQMQGAHGGRERFFWQLSQARLCYTAKKYELAKTQLEALDEQLRQSGVDAWEPDLSLQVLHLLHTCCELLPQNHVVRERKDEIYRRLCHLDLEVVLE; translated from the coding sequence ATGTCTTATTCTTCTAAACTGGCTGCGCGCTATCTCGAACTCGGCAAGAATGCCGTCTCGCCGGGCTCCTTCGGTGGTGACGACGTGCGCTTCTCCACCGAGTTCGAAGCCCTCGAAGGTGAGCTGACCCGGGCCCAGTCGATCCATGCCAGCGGCCAGGTGGACTGGCTGAAGATCCTCGAGAACAGTGAAGCGCTGCTACGCGACCAGTCCAAGGATCTGCGCGTGGCCTCCTGGCTGACCTGGGCCCTGTTCCAGCGCGAATCCTACGCCGGCCTGCTGGCGGGTATCAGCCTGCTGCGCGAGCTGTGCGAGCACCATTGGGACGACGTCCACCCCGCCAAACCCCGTACCCGTTCCGCCGCCATCGGTTGGCTGGTGCCGCGCCTCGAGCAGGCGCTGGGCGCCGACATCGCGATCAAGGAGCAGTTGCCGCTGTTCCAGCAGATGGTCGAGCAACTGGCTGGCCTGGAGGCGGCGTTGTCTGCCCGGCTGGGCGACGATGCGCCGCTGCTGCTGCCCATCTGCCGCGCCCTCAAGGGCCAGGTCCAGCGTTCGGCCGACAACGAGCCGCAGCCCGGCGCGGTCGGCGCCATCGTCGCCCAGGTCAAGCAGGCGGCCACCCAGCTGTTCACCCCGGGCGAGCCGGTAGAGAACGAGAAGGATGCGAATAAAGCCCTGCGCGCCCAGCAAGAGCAGGGCCGGCAGCTGTGCGTGTGGTGGCAGCGACAGAAAGCCACCGACCTGCGCGCCCTGCGCCTGAACCGCACGCTGCTGTGGCTGCCCATCGAGGCGATGCCCGAGCGTAACGCCGAAAACGTCACCGCCTTGCGCGGCCTGCCCGCCGACAAGCTCAAGAGCTACCGCGAGCGTTTCGAACAGGGCAACTACGCCGACCTGCTGGTGGAACTGGAGAACAGCGTGGCCAAGGCGCCGTTCTGGTTCGATGGCCAGCGCCTGGTGTGGGAATGCTGCCAGGCCCTGAACGTCGAGGCCGGCATGCGCGAGGTGGAGATGAACTTCGCCTCGCTGCTGCAGCGCCTGCCCAGCGTGATCGAGCTGAAGTTCCATGACGGCACCCCCTTCGCCGACCCCGAGACCCGCGCCTGGGTCGCCGCCCAGGTCACCCCTCACTTGCAGGCCGAGGTGGCTCAGCCGGTGGCCGAGCCCGGCATGCGCCAGATGCCCTGGGAGGAAGCCCTGGAGGCGGTGCAGCCGATCCTGCGCAAGGATGGCCTCAAGAGCGCGGTGCAACACCTCAAACAGCAGATGCAGGGCGCCCACGGCGGGCGCGAGCGCTTTTTCTGGCAACTCAGCCAGGCGCGCCTCTGCTACACGGCCAAGAAATACGAACTGGCCAAGACCCAGCTGGAAGCCCTCGACGAGCAACTGCGCCAATCCGGCGTGGATGCCTGGGAACCCGACCTGTCGCTGCAGGTGCTGCACCTGCTGCATACCTGTTGCGAGCTGCTGCCGCAGAACCATGTGGTGCGCGAACGCAAGGACGAGATCTACCGCCGACTGTGCCATCTCGATCTCGAAGTCGTACTCGAATAG
- the tssB gene encoding type VI secretion system contractile sheath small subunit: MAKEGSVAPKERINVTFKPATGGAQEEIELPLKLLAIGDYTLRADDRKIEDRKPISIDKMNFDEVLAKQELSMTLAVPNRLQEGAEGDELAVSLRVNTMKDFNPASLVEQVPELKKLMELREALVALKGPLGNAPAFRKAIEGVLADGESRERVLGELGLNAAPDA; this comes from the coding sequence ATGGCCAAAGAAGGCTCGGTAGCCCCCAAGGAACGCATCAACGTCACGTTCAAACCCGCCACCGGTGGGGCTCAGGAAGAGATCGAACTGCCGTTGAAACTACTGGCGATCGGTGACTACACCCTGCGTGCCGACGATCGCAAGATCGAAGACCGCAAGCCGATCAGCATCGACAAGATGAACTTCGACGAGGTGCTGGCCAAGCAGGAACTGAGCATGACCCTGGCCGTGCCCAACCGCCTGCAGGAAGGTGCCGAAGGCGACGAGCTGGCGGTCAGCCTGCGCGTCAACACCATGAAGGACTTCAACCCGGCCAGCCTGGTCGAGCAAGTGCCGGAGCTGAAGAAGCTGATGGAACTGCGTGAAGCCCTGGTTGCCCTGAAAGGCCCGCTGGGCAACGCCCCGGCGTTCCGCAAGGCCATCGAAGGCGTGCTGGCCGACGGCGAGTCCCGCGAGCGCGTGCTCGGTGAGCTGGGCCTGAACGCCGCGCCTGACGCCTGA